Proteins co-encoded in one Saprospira grandis genomic window:
- a CDS encoding leucine-rich repeat domain-containing protein — protein sequence MKQLLFLCLLLSAPLFGQSYSLFETPNQHDYLIELEWGEQVWIKEQPQGKRQLFHLNGQPVFKQTFDQIWPSNFKGYLELQDGDKFYIGSLEGELWPLARTIDELGPEIKALDFSAKSLGPVDYREISFLLGLPSQLLEQEQIELLNISIKNSRLHREIGQLKNLRILSLTYGRLQQLHKALGQLTKLEELCLSFNMFHNIPEELALAPKLHTLYLDFLRIDSLPDDLSVLANIKRLSLARRSCTKLAPLAQLKQLKALNLEYTNPYKYRQIEHHPKAFEALAQLSELEYLNLGASIEDSISLDFLIPLEQLRYLNLSSIKSKKILADSLWPQLEQLVLDDTDLQWDNQVWKKLFYFSANASYEAQAFRTRSLEVFPKSLLILKLGNRIFSSSDAQALSQFKDLEYLDLEQSQIEALPEDFGQLSELCQLNLEQCQLKRLPSSFGQLQMLSGLQLSKNQLKELPANFYELRKLQYLNLEGNQLSSLAPEIGQLQKLKLLILAHNQLKKLPSTISSCKKIKYLNIQDNLVRQIQFNLEKMKQLTLLNLSDNLLQELPSSIFQAKKLQFLTLSNNKDLQQLSPKIGQLQTLEVLQLEHCSIQKLPKNIEQLKQLKELHLDNNQLQELPKTIGQLAQLQELYLSNNQLQELPITIGQLTQLQKLHLNNNQLQSLPENIGQLKALKTLTLNNNQLKSLPKSIVQLTLLTDLDLRNNKDFKAFPKGFEQLQPKLQLLPLFGTGLSKEEKLSWEKKWRYQRSNLY from the coding sequence ATGAAACAACTCTTATTCCTCTGTTTACTGCTGAGCGCTCCCCTTTTTGGGCAATCCTACAGCCTATTCGAAACGCCAAATCAGCATGATTATCTAATCGAATTAGAGTGGGGAGAACAAGTCTGGATCAAAGAACAACCCCAAGGTAAAAGGCAGCTATTTCATCTAAATGGGCAGCCTGTTTTCAAGCAAACATTTGATCAAATTTGGCCTAGTAACTTCAAAGGATATCTAGAGCTGCAAGATGGGGATAAGTTTTATATTGGTAGTTTGGAGGGCGAACTTTGGCCCTTGGCTCGTACGATAGACGAACTAGGGCCTGAGATTAAAGCACTTGATTTTTCTGCAAAAAGCTTAGGTCCTGTTGATTATAGAGAGATTTCATTCCTTTTAGGTTTACCCAGCCAACTACTAGAGCAAGAACAAATTGAATTGCTAAATATTTCCATAAAAAATAGTCGACTTCATCGAGAAATTGGACAGCTAAAGAACTTGCGGATTCTCAGTTTAACTTACGGAAGGCTTCAACAACTGCATAAAGCTCTTGGGCAATTGACTAAGTTAGAAGAATTATGCCTTAGCTTCAATATGTTTCATAACATCCCTGAAGAATTGGCTTTAGCGCCCAAACTACATACGCTCTATCTAGATTTTTTGCGCATAGACAGTTTGCCTGATGACCTTTCTGTTTTGGCCAATATTAAACGCCTGAGTTTGGCGAGGCGTAGCTGCACTAAACTTGCCCCCTTGGCCCAACTCAAGCAGCTCAAAGCTCTAAATTTAGAATATACTAATCCGTATAAATACCGTCAAATTGAGCATCATCCCAAAGCCTTTGAAGCTTTGGCCCAACTTAGCGAGTTAGAATATCTAAATTTAGGCGCTAGTATCGAGGACAGCATCAGCCTAGATTTTTTAATCCCCCTTGAACAGCTGCGCTATCTCAACCTCTCCTCAATCAAGAGCAAAAAAATACTTGCCGATTCCCTTTGGCCCCAACTAGAACAGCTCGTTTTGGATGATACAGATTTGCAATGGGACAATCAAGTCTGGAAAAAACTATTTTATTTTAGCGCCAACGCCTCTTACGAAGCTCAAGCTTTTAGAACAAGAAGTCTAGAGGTATTTCCTAAAAGCTTGCTTATTTTAAAACTAGGCAATCGCATTTTTTCTTCTTCAGATGCCCAAGCCCTAAGCCAATTTAAAGACCTAGAATACCTCGATTTAGAGCAGAGCCAAATAGAGGCCTTGCCCGAAGACTTTGGCCAACTCAGCGAACTGTGCCAGTTAAATCTAGAGCAATGTCAGCTCAAACGTCTGCCGAGCTCTTTTGGCCAACTGCAAATGCTATCTGGCCTACAGCTTTCCAAAAACCAACTGAAAGAGCTGCCAGCCAACTTTTACGAACTCCGAAAGTTGCAATATCTCAATCTCGAAGGGAATCAGTTGAGCAGCTTGGCTCCTGAAATTGGCCAACTTCAAAAACTAAAACTACTGATCCTGGCCCATAATCAACTCAAAAAGTTACCCAGTACAATAAGCAGTTGTAAGAAAATTAAATACCTAAATATTCAGGATAATTTAGTTCGTCAAATTCAGTTTAATCTTGAAAAAATGAAGCAGTTGACCCTCCTCAACCTAAGCGACAACCTACTTCAAGAGTTACCCTCATCTATATTTCAAGCAAAAAAACTACAGTTTTTAACGCTTAGCAACAATAAAGATCTACAGCAACTGAGCCCCAAAATTGGCCAACTTCAAACGCTAGAAGTACTGCAGTTAGAGCACTGTAGCATCCAAAAACTGCCCAAAAACATAGAACAGCTAAAACAGTTAAAAGAGCTGCATCTAGACAATAATCAACTTCAAGAGCTGCCCAAAACAATTGGACAACTAGCCCAACTACAAGAACTATATTTGAGTAATAATCAACTCCAAGAACTACCCATAACTATTGGGCAGCTAACACAACTACAAAAATTGCATTTAAATAACAATCAGCTCCAAAGTTTGCCCGAAAACATTGGCCAACTAAAGGCCTTAAAGACGTTGACGCTCAACAATAACCAGCTTAAAAGTCTACCCAAAAGTATCGTTCAATTAACCTTGTTAACGGATCTTGATCTCCGTAACAATAAAGACTTCAAGGCTTTTCCAAAAGGGTTTGAGCAACTGCAACCCAAGCTGCAGTTACTACCTCTATTCGGGACTGGACTAAGCAAAGAGGAAAAATTAAGCTGGGAGAAAAAATGGAGATACCAACGGTCCAACCTTTATTGA
- a CDS encoding LysR substrate-binding domain-containing protein yields the protein MKLQQLRYILAVDRHKQFSKAAEELDLSQATLSSMIGKLEKELGVMIFDRKTQPLVTTDCGKELIMAARRILSETDNFYDLARNVKQKVAGQLRLGIIPTISSSLLPIFLRPFLLKYPEVELEIIEAPTASLTEALKRGELDLAILSTPLKDSSIEDWVLYYELLLVYGSAEEQIKRYTTPDILLERPLWLLEEGNCLREQMLDLCHLRQKASPWPNLKLGANSFDCLLPLVDQMGGLTLVPELYLQQLSEERQQRLAYFERPVPVREISLAFYRPYAKLRLMEVLHKEIKELVKPLLKSQQYKNNEMRITMPE from the coding sequence ATGAAATTACAGCAGCTACGATACATTCTTGCCGTAGATCGGCACAAGCAATTTAGCAAGGCGGCGGAAGAATTGGATTTGAGTCAGGCCACTTTGAGCAGCATGATTGGGAAATTAGAGAAGGAATTGGGAGTGATGATATTTGACCGCAAGACGCAGCCTTTGGTCACGACAGATTGCGGCAAAGAGTTGATTATGGCAGCTCGGCGTATTTTATCGGAGACCGATAATTTTTATGATTTGGCCCGAAATGTTAAGCAAAAAGTGGCGGGACAGCTACGTTTGGGGATTATTCCGACCATTAGCAGTAGTTTGCTGCCTATTTTTCTGCGGCCTTTTTTGCTCAAATATCCAGAGGTAGAGTTAGAGATTATCGAGGCCCCCACGGCTAGTTTGACCGAGGCCCTCAAGCGGGGCGAATTAGATTTGGCCATTTTGAGTACGCCATTGAAGGATAGCAGCATAGAGGATTGGGTGCTCTATTATGAATTGCTTTTGGTTTATGGCAGTGCGGAGGAGCAGATTAAGCGCTATACAACTCCAGATATTTTGTTGGAGCGGCCGCTTTGGCTATTGGAAGAGGGCAATTGTTTGCGGGAGCAGATGTTGGATCTTTGTCATTTGCGGCAAAAGGCTAGTCCTTGGCCCAACTTAAAACTGGGGGCCAACTCTTTTGATTGTTTATTGCCTTTGGTGGACCAAATGGGGGGGCTCACCTTGGTTCCGGAGCTTTATCTCCAGCAACTTTCTGAAGAGCGGCAGCAGCGTTTGGCTTATTTTGAGCGGCCCGTTCCTGTTCGGGAAATTAGTTTGGCTTTTTATCGGCCCTATGCAAAATTGCGTTTGATGGAAGTTTTGCATAAGGAGATCAAGGAGTTGGTAAAGCCCCTGCTCAAGAGCCAGCAGTATAAGAATAATGAAATGCGTATTACTATGCCTGAGTAA
- a CDS encoding peroxiredoxin has translation MENPTEVNFNPMPRIGDQAPDFVAQTTTGPMKFSEYAEGKWIVLFSHPADFTPVCTTEMSGFAIRQDEFKALNTELVGLSIDSLHAHLAWVNNVRNNTGVYLNFPIIADIDMKVSKLYGMLQPNESETAAVRAVFFIDPSKKIRLVMYYPLNVGRNMDEILRALEALQVSDEHKVAMPLDWRKGDKVIVPPPKTLAEMDARIADTSCEKVDFYLAKKSL, from the coding sequence ATGGAAAATCCCACTGAAGTAAACTTCAACCCTATGCCTCGCATCGGCGACCAAGCACCCGATTTTGTAGCACAAACGACTACCGGCCCCATGAAATTCTCTGAGTATGCAGAGGGCAAATGGATCGTTCTCTTTTCTCACCCCGCCGATTTTACACCCGTTTGTACCACCGAAATGAGTGGCTTCGCTATCCGCCAAGACGAGTTTAAAGCTCTAAATACTGAGCTCGTTGGCCTAAGCATCGATAGCCTTCACGCTCACCTCGCTTGGGTAAATAATGTACGCAACAACACTGGCGTTTACCTCAATTTCCCCATCATCGCCGATATCGACATGAAGGTCTCTAAGCTCTACGGTATGCTTCAGCCCAATGAAAGCGAAACCGCTGCCGTACGCGCCGTTTTCTTCATCGATCCGAGCAAAAAAATTCGCCTCGTTATGTATTACCCACTCAATGTGGGCCGCAATATGGACGAAATTCTCCGCGCACTAGAAGCCCTACAGGTTTCTGACGAACATAAGGTGGCTATGCCTCTAGACTGGCGCAAAGGCGATAAGGTGATCGTTCCTCCACCCAAAACTTTGGCCGAAATGGACGCTCGCATCGCCGATACTTCTTGCGAAAAAGTAGATTTCTACCTCGCTAAGAAGTCTCTCTAA
- a CDS encoding MBL fold metallo-hydrolase: MFFKHIYDKSLAQASYMIACQKAGVAAVIDPKRDVDTYLDIAKQEGFTITHILETHIHADFLAGSRELAELTGAKMYLSAEGGEGWEYEFPHEGLKDGDEFWLGNLKFEVWHTPGHTPESISFLLTDTPATEEPVMLFTGDFVFVGDIGRPDLLEKAAGIKGTQDEGAKQMLASVRRFKELPDFIQLWPGHGAGSACGKALGAVPSSTVGYEKIRNWACQLADDDKAFTDYLLEDQPEPPKYFAKMKLLNRVERPLLTKLAPAQELDWQTVATAMQAGIPLIDARPRTQVEKEGFIPGTLNIQHNNAFSTWAGWFLDYDKDFMLLAAEDQIDELRRKLMRIGLDNFKGFVASTAVYPQALHQPDIIELAEVKALKGEYRIFDIRSAKEYKEGHIEGAEHFFLGKLYELAKDVDRNEAIILHCQGGDRAAIGYSILVQMGFKNIKNFSGGIKAWTAAKEPLV; this comes from the coding sequence ATGTTTTTTAAGCACATTTATGATAAAAGTCTAGCTCAAGCTAGCTATATGATCGCTTGTCAAAAAGCAGGCGTGGCCGCCGTAATCGATCCTAAACGGGATGTAGATACTTATCTAGATATTGCCAAGCAAGAGGGCTTTACGATTACGCATATCCTAGAAACACATATTCATGCAGACTTTTTGGCCGGTAGCCGAGAATTGGCCGAACTAACTGGAGCCAAAATGTATCTCTCCGCTGAAGGTGGCGAGGGCTGGGAATATGAGTTTCCGCATGAAGGCTTAAAAGATGGAGACGAATTTTGGTTGGGGAACCTCAAGTTTGAGGTTTGGCATACGCCTGGCCATACCCCAGAAAGTATCAGCTTCTTACTCACCGATACGCCCGCAACGGAAGAACCCGTTATGCTCTTTACTGGAGATTTTGTCTTTGTTGGCGATATCGGACGACCCGATTTGTTGGAAAAAGCCGCAGGGATCAAAGGTACCCAAGATGAAGGGGCCAAGCAAATGCTGGCTTCTGTCCGCCGATTCAAAGAATTGCCCGATTTTATTCAGCTTTGGCCCGGACATGGTGCCGGCTCTGCCTGTGGTAAGGCCCTTGGTGCCGTACCTAGCAGTACCGTAGGCTATGAGAAAATCCGTAACTGGGCCTGCCAATTAGCCGATGACGATAAAGCATTTACCGATTATCTGCTAGAGGACCAACCCGAGCCGCCAAAGTATTTTGCTAAAATGAAGTTGCTCAATAGAGTAGAACGCCCTCTATTAACCAAGCTGGCCCCCGCTCAAGAACTCGATTGGCAGACCGTAGCCACCGCTATGCAAGCGGGCATCCCTCTAATTGATGCTCGCCCCAGAACGCAGGTCGAAAAAGAGGGCTTTATTCCTGGCACGCTAAATATTCAGCATAATAATGCCTTTTCTACTTGGGCCGGCTGGTTCCTGGATTATGATAAGGACTTTATGCTTTTGGCCGCCGAGGACCAAATCGATGAGCTCCGCCGAAAACTTATGCGCATCGGCTTAGATAACTTTAAGGGATTTGTTGCTTCTACTGCTGTTTATCCGCAAGCCTTGCATCAACCCGATATTATTGAGCTAGCAGAAGTAAAAGCGCTAAAAGGAGAATATCGCATTTTTGATATTCGCTCAGCCAAAGAATACAAAGAGGGCCATATTGAAGGCGCAGAACATTTCTTTTTGGGCAAACTTTATGAACTAGCCAAAGATGTAGACCGCAATGAAGCCATTATTCTACATTGTCAGGGCGGAGATCGTGCCGCTATTGGTTACAGTATTTTGGTCCAAATGGGCTTTAAGAATATTAAAAACTTTAGTGGTGGAATTAAGGCCTGGACGGCTGCAAAAGAACCCTTGGTTTAG